One genomic segment of Nonomuraea coxensis DSM 45129 includes these proteins:
- a CDS encoding glyoxalase/bleomycin resistance/extradiol dioxygenase family protein yields MLPELIGAERVQGTEAGPYAHWDACGQGVLTLFDREAMARVAGTAQLPEHGPATQDVVMFVSWVADVNADHRFCLRRGGRAVAPPADRPEWAPGLRAAHLRDLEDNLPELQAY; encoded by the coding sequence GTGCTTCCCGAGCTGATCGGCGCCGAGCGCGTGCAGGGCACCGAAGCCGGCCCGTACGCCCACTGGGACGCCTGCGGGCAGGGTGTGCTGACGCTGTTCGACCGCGAGGCCATGGCTCGGGTGGCCGGCACCGCCCAACTGCCGGAGCACGGCCCTGCGACGCAGGATGTGGTGATGTTCGTCAGCTGGGTGGCGGACGTGAACGCCGACCACCGGTTCTGCCTGCGCCGGGGCGGCCGGGCCGTGGCACCGCCGGCGGACCGACCGGAGTGGGCCCCCGGCCTTCGTGCGGCACACCTGCGTGATCTGGAGGACAACCTCCCGGAGTTGCAGGCGTACTGA
- a CDS encoding HAAS signaling domain-containing protein translates to MTKDLRHNTIAEEYLAEIERAAAALPVNRRAELLADVRSHIAVARAEAASGSPDGVEDDAAMSRILSHLGDPDAIAAAAIADLPAETSANATARADSRLLEKIAVILLLVGGFLFGIGWLIGLILMWSSRRWSFGDKLLGTLLVPGGLALPVLMLTAGSQTCVGAATQGGGQAVMECSGLDPTLSVLLAAVLALASVFTVIRLVLRAHRT, encoded by the coding sequence ATGACTAAAGACCTGCGTCATAACACGATTGCCGAGGAATACCTCGCCGAGATCGAAAGGGCTGCAGCCGCCCTCCCCGTGAACCGCCGAGCCGAGTTGCTCGCCGACGTTCGTTCACACATCGCGGTCGCTCGGGCCGAGGCCGCGTCCGGTTCACCTGACGGGGTCGAGGATGACGCCGCCATGAGCCGCATCCTCAGCCACCTCGGCGACCCTGACGCGATCGCCGCGGCGGCTATCGCTGACCTTCCCGCGGAGACCTCGGCGAACGCCACCGCTCGGGCCGATTCCAGGTTGCTGGAGAAGATCGCTGTCATCCTGCTACTCGTCGGGGGCTTCCTGTTCGGAATCGGGTGGCTCATCGGACTTATCCTGATGTGGTCTTCACGACGATGGTCCTTCGGAGACAAGCTGCTCGGAACCTTGCTGGTTCCTGGCGGCCTGGCCCTTCCGGTTCTCATGCTGACCGCCGGGAGCCAGACTTGCGTAGGCGCCGCGACACAGGGAGGCGGTCAAGCTGTGATGGAGTGCAGCGGCTTGGATCCCACCCTGAGCGTCCTTCTCGCCGCCGTCCTGGCGCTCGCATCCGTCTTCACCGTGATCCGCCTCGTTCTACGAGCCCACCGCACCTGA
- a CDS encoding IS3 family transposase: METAVGTTKACEVLGKARASLYRQRNPKPRRQGPRRPFHHPAELSEEERAQVLAVLDSSRFADKSAGQVWAILLDEGTYLCSQATMYRLLRERGQSGERRAQATHPAKKKPELEADGPNQVWSWDITKLKGPARGVHYLLYVILDIFSRKVIWWEIWPTENGTLAKEFIERAIERNGGIAPDAIHADRGTSMTSNTVTGLLAQLGIDQSHSRPRVSNDNPYSEAQFKTLKYCPAFPGRFGSIEDARIFCEQFFDYYNNEHRHSGIAMHTPASVHDGTAVKIHAQRVATLNAAFLARPERFRGRRPNPPSLPARVWINRPPTTLQSDASPQTTQVA, encoded by the coding sequence ATGGAGACGGCCGTCGGCACGACCAAGGCGTGCGAGGTACTCGGCAAGGCCCGCGCCAGCCTGTACCGGCAGCGAAATCCGAAGCCGCGCAGGCAAGGTCCGCGCCGGCCGTTTCATCACCCGGCGGAGTTGTCCGAGGAGGAACGGGCGCAGGTGCTGGCGGTGCTGGACTCGTCCCGGTTCGCCGACAAGTCGGCGGGCCAGGTATGGGCGATCCTGCTGGATGAGGGCACCTACCTGTGCTCGCAGGCCACCATGTACCGGTTGCTGCGCGAGCGCGGCCAGTCCGGCGAGCGGCGCGCGCAGGCCACCCATCCGGCGAAGAAGAAGCCCGAACTGGAGGCCGACGGACCGAATCAAGTATGGAGCTGGGATATCACGAAACTGAAAGGCCCGGCGCGCGGCGTCCACTACCTTCTCTACGTCATCCTCGACATTTTCTCCCGCAAGGTCATCTGGTGGGAGATCTGGCCGACCGAGAACGGCACTCTGGCCAAGGAGTTCATCGAGCGCGCCATCGAGCGCAACGGCGGGATCGCACCTGACGCGATCCACGCCGATCGCGGCACGTCGATGACGTCGAACACCGTCACTGGCCTGCTCGCGCAGCTCGGGATCGATCAGTCGCATTCACGGCCGCGCGTGTCCAACGACAACCCCTACTCGGAGGCGCAGTTCAAGACACTCAAATATTGCCCGGCGTTTCCCGGGAGGTTCGGCTCGATCGAAGACGCCCGTATCTTCTGTGAGCAGTTCTTTGATTATTACAACAACGAGCATCGTCATTCGGGTATCGCGATGCACACTCCCGCGTCCGTGCACGACGGCACCGCCGTCAAGATCCACGCCCAGCGGGTCGCCACGCTGAACGCGGCCTTCCTGGCCCGCCCCGAGCGGTTCCGCGGCCGGCGCCCCAACCCGCCGTCGCTGCCGGCCAGAGTGTGGATCAACAGGCCACCTACGACCCTCCAGAGCGACGCTTCACCTCAAACCACACAAGTAGCCTGA
- a CDS encoding PadR family transcriptional regulator: MEPGNTEKAMSQLRRGVLEYCVLALLRGGRRYGIELLRELGEVDAMVTSEGTIYPLLSRLRREGLVETTWQESTSGPPRKYYELTPSGARALEEFTAEWPRFHAAVLHFLSKNEPKNEAP, from the coding sequence ATGGAACCAGGCAACACCGAGAAGGCAATGAGTCAACTGCGGCGCGGTGTCCTGGAGTACTGCGTGCTGGCCTTGCTTCGAGGCGGCAGGCGCTACGGCATTGAGCTGCTTCGCGAGCTTGGAGAGGTGGACGCCATGGTCACCAGCGAGGGGACCATCTATCCACTGCTATCCAGGTTGCGCCGAGAAGGTCTCGTCGAGACCACGTGGCAGGAGTCGACCAGCGGCCCGCCACGCAAGTACTACGAACTCACGCCGTCCGGTGCGCGGGCGCTCGAGGAGTTCACAGCGGAATGGCCCAGGTTCCACGCCGCTGTCCTGCATTTCCTCTCCAAGAACGAGCCGAAGAACGAGGCGCCCTGA
- a CDS encoding MGMT family protein: protein MSFTEHIAPIFRAALEILRDAGRPMQPAEVREAVAGRVSIDPGQEVLNAHGQVRWHAQLGFRTGEAASLGWMTKRNGWAITPAGVQAVEDFPGIELYRELVRQYRARRQSAQTRTYADPRWKVVLEALARLAPGSWTTYGDIAEVVGMSAQSVGGFMAEAGEAAGAHRVLQSGGKISPGFRWLDPERTDDPREVLEQEGVTFDQYGRAASSQRVTAGKLRAMLSDAGVLRASEPEQEPGWGIPAPFEQFQQNLGYARQLLDGGRNLERLGVGAFDVTDLYRAAWTQSVAALDHWITREIIERGVALALQPGAPRPAKFDKLTLPVALFEKIHHHDAPLAEVFRTHLEQEFEYKTFQNPEKIQEGFAHVSSVKLWVKVAEILTEQDPTSPVTSDGVRARMRDIARRRNNIAHTADHDPDNPGQKLAITAQAAEATIDWLESIAIAIQLALGDPLPTADYDAAPAEAGGLGAVPMSAGERRTTTSRARRKWDEESLLQTIEQYCSNDVARTLLEVYRHAERHPAFRGYYYGEGAYPSATARFSVGTDEVAVWSIYTGASESVLSINFEWMRNRGVAPEVLSELAETLSGLPGWAGVPGQLVAANYAKRPSLTPIALARPAAADIITSSIGALLAAGGEEA from the coding sequence ATGTCCTTCACCGAGCACATCGCACCCATCTTCCGTGCGGCCTTGGAGATCCTTCGGGATGCGGGCCGTCCGATGCAGCCTGCCGAAGTGCGAGAAGCAGTGGCCGGGCGGGTCTCCATCGATCCTGGGCAGGAGGTACTCAACGCGCACGGTCAGGTGCGATGGCACGCTCAGTTGGGGTTTCGCACGGGCGAGGCGGCGTCGCTGGGTTGGATGACCAAGCGGAACGGCTGGGCGATTACTCCGGCCGGGGTTCAGGCAGTGGAGGATTTTCCGGGAATTGAGCTCTATCGGGAATTAGTGCGTCAGTATCGTGCGCGTCGCCAGTCTGCCCAGACGCGGACGTACGCCGATCCGCGCTGGAAGGTGGTGCTGGAAGCGCTCGCTCGGCTGGCCCCCGGTTCCTGGACGACCTACGGGGACATCGCCGAGGTGGTCGGCATGTCCGCCCAATCAGTGGGCGGGTTCATGGCCGAGGCGGGCGAGGCCGCGGGTGCCCACCGGGTCCTCCAGTCCGGCGGCAAGATCTCGCCAGGGTTTCGCTGGCTCGACCCGGAGCGAACCGATGATCCGCGCGAGGTGCTGGAGCAAGAGGGCGTGACATTCGACCAGTACGGTCGAGCGGCTTCCAGTCAGCGGGTGACCGCGGGCAAGCTCCGGGCGATGCTTTCCGACGCTGGCGTGCTACGAGCTTCTGAGCCCGAGCAGGAGCCCGGATGGGGCATTCCGGCACCGTTCGAGCAATTCCAGCAGAACCTTGGTTACGCGCGGCAACTCCTCGATGGTGGACGGAACCTGGAACGGCTGGGTGTTGGTGCTTTCGATGTCACCGACCTCTACCGCGCGGCCTGGACTCAGTCGGTCGCAGCGCTCGACCACTGGATCACGCGGGAGATCATCGAGCGGGGCGTCGCGCTCGCGTTGCAGCCGGGCGCGCCCCGACCGGCCAAGTTCGACAAGCTGACACTACCGGTCGCGCTGTTTGAGAAGATCCACCATCACGACGCCCCGCTTGCTGAGGTCTTTCGTACGCACCTGGAGCAGGAGTTCGAGTACAAGACGTTCCAGAACCCCGAGAAGATTCAAGAGGGGTTCGCGCACGTCAGCTCCGTTAAGCTCTGGGTGAAGGTGGCCGAGATCCTCACTGAGCAGGATCCGACGTCACCGGTGACCTCTGACGGCGTGCGGGCCAGAATGCGAGACATCGCTCGACGTCGCAACAACATCGCCCACACGGCCGACCACGACCCCGATAACCCCGGACAGAAGCTCGCAATCACGGCGCAAGCAGCCGAGGCCACCATCGACTGGCTCGAATCGATAGCGATTGCGATCCAACTCGCCCTCGGCGACCCGCTGCCGACAGCGGACTACGACGCCGCCCCCGCGGAGGCGGGCGGCCTGGGAGCTGTGCCGATGTCTGCCGGCGAGCGCCGAACAACAACTTCTCGTGCCCGACGCAAGTGGGATGAGGAAAGCCTTCTCCAGACCATCGAACAGTACTGTTCCAATGACGTGGCGCGGACCCTGTTGGAGGTGTACCGGCACGCCGAGCGTCACCCGGCATTCCGGGGCTACTACTACGGCGAGGGCGCATACCCCTCCGCCACGGCACGATTCAGCGTTGGTACGGACGAAGTCGCCGTCTGGAGCATCTACACCGGGGCAAGCGAGTCCGTGCTCTCGATCAACTTCGAGTGGATGCGCAACCGTGGAGTTGCCCCTGAGGTCCTGTCAGAACTGGCAGAGACCTTGTCGGGGCTGCCTGGCTGGGCTGGTGTGCCCGGGCAACTGGTCGCGGCGAACTATGCCAAGCGTCCGTCCCTCACTCCGATCGCGTTGGCCCGGCCCGCTGCGGCCGACATCATCACCAGTTCCATTGGCGCGCTGCTGGCCGCAGGTGGTGAAGAGGCATGA
- a CDS encoding type I restriction-modification system subunit M, which produces MITGELRSRIDRLWDAFWSGGISNPLEVIEQITYLMFIKRLDGIQTTKEHKANRTGGEVDSPIYSADTKDLRWSVFTEKQPDQMYEIVANEVFPQLRGLGGEKSTYSQHMKDARFTIPTPNLLTKAVDILDELPLDQGDVKGDLYEYMLSKIATAGQNGQFRTPRHIIQLMVEMMNPSPRDEICDPACGTAGFLVAAAEYVQREHYDALLERNQQLHFHNSMFHGFDFDSTMLRIASMNMLLHEIEEPDIRYRDSLAQNVADETEKYSLILANPPFAGSLDYETTAEDLLQVVKTKKTELLFLALFLRLLKPGGRAAVIVPDGVLFGSSKAHVGLRKMLVENHRLDAIVKLPSGVFKPYAGVSTAIVFFTKTNAGGTDNVWFYEVTADGYSLDDKRTPLLSEEKLGPRPNVALDEADHEKNNLPDVLARWARRGNSELERPRTAQSFTVVKADIVSQNYDLSLNRYKEIVHDEGEHRPPLDIIADLESLESEIQSGLSILKAAIR; this is translated from the coding sequence GTGATTACGGGTGAGCTACGCAGCAGGATCGACAGGTTGTGGGACGCGTTCTGGTCCGGCGGGATCTCCAATCCGCTGGAGGTCATCGAACAGATCACCTACCTGATGTTCATCAAGCGGTTGGACGGCATCCAGACCACTAAGGAACACAAGGCCAACCGCACCGGCGGGGAGGTCGATAGCCCGATCTACTCGGCCGACACCAAGGACTTGCGCTGGTCGGTGTTCACGGAGAAACAGCCGGACCAGATGTACGAGATCGTAGCCAACGAGGTCTTCCCACAGTTGCGAGGGCTCGGCGGTGAGAAGTCCACCTACTCCCAACACATGAAAGATGCTCGGTTCACTATCCCCACCCCGAACCTGCTCACCAAGGCTGTGGACATCCTGGACGAGTTGCCCCTTGATCAGGGTGACGTCAAGGGCGACCTGTACGAGTACATGCTCAGTAAGATCGCCACGGCCGGCCAGAACGGCCAGTTCCGCACACCTCGGCACATCATCCAGCTCATGGTCGAGATGATGAACCCAAGCCCAAGAGATGAGATCTGCGACCCGGCCTGCGGGACCGCTGGTTTTCTGGTGGCCGCCGCCGAGTACGTCCAACGCGAGCACTACGACGCCCTTCTGGAACGCAACCAGCAACTGCACTTCCACAACAGCATGTTCCACGGATTCGACTTCGACTCGACCATGCTGCGGATCGCCAGCATGAACATGCTGCTGCACGAGATCGAAGAGCCCGACATCCGCTACCGCGACTCGCTGGCCCAGAACGTTGCCGACGAGACGGAGAAGTACTCCCTGATCCTGGCCAACCCGCCGTTCGCCGGCAGCCTCGACTACGAGACCACCGCCGAGGACCTGCTCCAGGTCGTCAAGACCAAGAAGACCGAACTGCTATTCCTGGCCCTGTTCCTGCGACTGCTAAAGCCCGGCGGCCGCGCTGCCGTCATCGTCCCGGACGGAGTGCTGTTCGGCTCTAGCAAGGCCCATGTGGGTCTGCGCAAGATGCTGGTCGAAAACCACAGGCTCGACGCGATCGTCAAGCTGCCATCGGGGGTTTTCAAGCCGTATGCGGGGGTCTCCACCGCGATCGTCTTCTTCACCAAGACCAACGCGGGCGGTACCGACAACGTCTGGTTCTACGAGGTTACCGCGGACGGATACAGCCTCGACGACAAGCGCACCCCACTGTTGTCGGAGGAGAAGCTGGGGCCGCGTCCCAATGTTGCCCTCGATGAGGCCGATCATGAGAAGAACAACCTCCCCGACGTTCTTGCCCGCTGGGCCCGCCGCGGCAACTCTGAACTGGAGCGCCCCCGGACCGCCCAGAGCTTCACCGTTGTCAAAGCCGACATCGTCTCACAAAATTACGATCTTAGCCTGAACCGCTACAAGGAAATCGTCCACGACGAGGGCGAACACCGTCCGCCCCTGGACATCATCGCGGACCTGGAATCACTCGAATCCGAGATTCAGTCTGGCCTCTCTATTCTGAAGGCAGCTATCCGATGA
- a CDS encoding DUF3626 domain-containing protein — MAEADHPDLLDDYIEAQVHGPVRLERDVEALILDPGYRGTAVEDAARRLPCPVEWHSGFRLTVEHLRRHPDYRGQEYVALGAEIAVDGLLDPRIVGDAVRTGRYDLQALKKVWHCVARFGSQLPPAGEISGLTTVCCPPRRGGR; from the coding sequence GTGGCCGAGGCTGACCACCCCGACCTCCTGGACGACTACATCGAGGCTCAGGTGCACGGGCCGGTCAGGCTCGAACGGGACGTGGAGGCGCTGATCCTCGACCCCGGCTATCGCGGCACCGCCGTGGAGGACGCGGCCCGCCGGCTTCCGTGCCCGGTGGAATGGCATTCCGGATTCCGCCTCACCGTCGAGCATCTGCGGCGCCACCCGGACTACCGGGGGCAGGAGTACGTGGCGCTCGGCGCGGAGATCGCGGTCGACGGTCTGCTTGATCCGCGGATCGTCGGAGACGCCGTCCGTACCGGACGCTACGACTTGCAGGCGCTGAAGAAGGTCTGGCACTGCGTGGCGCGCTTCGGCTCGCAGCTGCCACCAGCCGGCGAGATTTCAGGCCTGACCACTGTCTGCTGTCCTCCTCGGCGGGGAGGCCGGTGA
- a CDS encoding NUDIX domain-containing protein, with translation MTISADSFGPVRFVTAVLRDGDRVLLCHRNAGRRWYPDVWDLPGGHVEEGEDPKESLVRELREELGITA, from the coding sequence ATGACGATCTCCGCTGACAGCTTTGGTCCCGTCCGCTTTGTGACGGCCGTTCTTCGCGACGGCGATCGGGTGCTGCTGTGTCATCGAAACGCCGGACGCCGTTGGTATCCCGACGTGTGGGACCTGCCGGGCGGTCATGTCGAGGAGGGGGAGGACCCGAAAGAGAGCCTTGTCCGCGAGCTTCGGGAGGAGTTGGGAATCACGGCATAG
- a CDS encoding neutral zinc metallopeptidase: MNRALIILFGIVAVMLPYGTAHAYPIKNKTLTVNAIYSSGALDTTECPEKPIKRRNVKLAEAYVKVVVGCLNTTWAAQFEKSGQAFRRPKLKLVTKPPAKFCALKWDQSEQDAYYCDQTETIFIVLSNDLLDDPSDLYLFNLVSMEYGQHVQTLTDIYSEYEDIDFRSKKELQEQNRRYALQSNCFGAAFLASVWNSLDRSSADWKLLLSQVKSWTDKDNGTRSNIAYWMSQGFNTGDPGACNTWAAPVKRVA; encoded by the coding sequence ATGAACCGGGCTCTGATCATTCTTTTCGGCATAGTCGCCGTCATGCTCCCCTACGGAACAGCCCACGCGTATCCCATCAAGAACAAAACCCTCACCGTCAACGCGATCTACAGCAGCGGAGCCCTCGACACCACCGAGTGTCCGGAGAAGCCCATCAAGCGGCGCAACGTGAAGCTCGCCGAGGCCTATGTGAAGGTCGTCGTGGGCTGCCTCAACACCACATGGGCAGCCCAGTTCGAGAAGTCGGGTCAGGCATTCAGGCGCCCGAAGCTGAAGCTGGTCACCAAGCCACCCGCCAAGTTCTGCGCGCTCAAGTGGGATCAGTCCGAGCAGGACGCGTACTACTGCGACCAGACTGAGACGATCTTTATCGTGCTCAGCAACGACCTGCTCGACGACCCTTCCGATCTGTACCTCTTCAACTTGGTGAGCATGGAATACGGCCAGCACGTCCAGACGCTCACCGACATCTACAGCGAGTACGAGGACATCGACTTCCGCAGCAAGAAGGAGCTTCAGGAGCAGAACCGCCGCTATGCATTGCAGAGCAACTGCTTCGGTGCCGCTTTCCTGGCGAGTGTCTGGAACTCCCTCGACCGCTCCTCGGCCGATTGGAAGCTGCTGCTTTCACAGGTTAAGAGCTGGACCGACAAGGACAATGGGACAAGGAGCAACATTGCCTACTGGATGAGCCAGGGGTTCAACACGGGCGATCCGGGGGCGTGCAACACCTGGGCCGCGCCTGTCAAGCGCGTGGCCTGA
- a CDS encoding glycosyltransferase: protein MKRRARRRDGEPSGHWLLLLTVMALVGCALVLDGFVRNVAGETGPAPGSGNPVAWLEPLHRGGPVLNLTGDEPSSARPKARTVALTFDDGPDPDWTPRLLDVLKAQGAKATFFGVGSKIAAHPELTRRIVAEGHELGNHTYTHPDLAAIPAWRAELELNLTQKALAGATGLHTTLARPPYSSTPGTITVEQWDSLAALGRQGYLIALTDLDTRDWLRPGASHIVKAALPSGGRGAVVMMHDSGGDRAQTVEAVSRLLDELDRAGYRAETLTSALGMPSAHRPAEQTAWIAGTALGLAQRGAGAFTAALWWVLFVTGALTLARLVLLVVLARVHARRSRDPERAGRWDRPPGVTVIVPAYNEEAGIAATVRSLVATAYPGPVEVLVVDDGSTDGTAEAVAATRLPGVRVIRQANGGKAVALNTGIRHARHEILVMVDGDTVFEPGTIGHLVRRLADPRVGAVSGNTKVGNRRGLIGRWQHIEYVIGFNLDRRAFELLDCMPTVPGAIGAFRRDVLVALGGVSTDTLAEDTDLTMALCRAGWRMVYEERAIAWTEAPATLRQLWRQRYRWCYGTMQAMWKHRRALAEPRPFGRRCLGYLALFQVLLPLLAPVVDLMAVYHVAVGDPLPAVAVWTGFVVVQAASGWYALRLDGERVSALWALPLQQVVYRQLIYLVVFQSVATALLGVRLRWHTVRRQGTFAAP, encoded by the coding sequence GTGAAGAGGCGGGCGCGGCGCCGGGACGGCGAGCCGTCGGGTCACTGGCTGTTGCTGCTCACCGTGATGGCGCTGGTGGGGTGCGCGCTGGTGCTCGACGGCTTCGTCAGGAACGTCGCCGGCGAGACGGGGCCCGCGCCCGGTAGCGGCAACCCCGTGGCCTGGCTGGAACCGCTGCACCGGGGCGGCCCGGTGCTCAACCTGACCGGCGACGAGCCGTCCAGCGCCCGCCCGAAGGCCCGCACGGTGGCGCTGACGTTCGACGACGGGCCCGACCCCGACTGGACGCCGCGCCTGCTGGACGTGCTGAAGGCGCAGGGGGCCAAGGCGACGTTCTTCGGTGTGGGCTCGAAGATCGCCGCCCATCCGGAGCTGACCCGCCGGATCGTCGCCGAGGGCCACGAACTCGGCAACCACACCTACACCCATCCCGACCTGGCCGCTATCCCCGCCTGGCGGGCCGAGCTGGAGCTGAACCTCACGCAGAAGGCGCTGGCCGGAGCCACGGGCCTGCACACGACGCTGGCCCGTCCCCCGTACTCCTCAACCCCGGGCACCATCACCGTCGAGCAGTGGGACAGCCTTGCGGCGCTCGGCCGCCAGGGCTACCTGATCGCGCTGACCGACCTCGACACCCGGGACTGGCTCAGGCCGGGCGCGTCCCACATCGTCAAGGCCGCGCTCCCGTCCGGGGGGCGCGGTGCGGTGGTGATGATGCACGACTCCGGCGGCGACCGCGCCCAGACGGTAGAGGCCGTCAGCCGGCTGCTCGACGAGCTGGACCGGGCCGGCTACCGCGCCGAGACGCTGACGTCCGCGCTCGGCATGCCGTCGGCCCACCGCCCGGCCGAGCAGACGGCGTGGATCGCCGGCACCGCGCTCGGCCTGGCGCAGCGCGGGGCCGGCGCGTTCACGGCCGCGCTGTGGTGGGTGCTGTTCGTCACCGGGGCCCTGACGCTGGCACGGCTGGTGCTCCTGGTGGTGCTGGCCCGGGTGCACGCCCGCCGGTCGCGCGACCCGGAACGGGCCGGACGGTGGGACCGTCCGCCGGGGGTGACCGTCATCGTGCCCGCGTACAACGAGGAGGCGGGGATCGCGGCGACCGTGCGCTCGCTTGTGGCGACCGCGTACCCCGGACCGGTGGAGGTGCTGGTGGTGGACGACGGCTCCACCGACGGCACCGCCGAGGCCGTCGCCGCGACCAGGCTGCCGGGCGTACGGGTGATCAGGCAGGCGAACGGGGGCAAGGCGGTCGCGCTCAACACCGGCATCCGGCACGCGCGCCACGAGATCCTCGTCATGGTCGACGGTGACACGGTGTTCGAGCCCGGCACGATCGGGCATCTGGTGCGCCGGCTCGCCGACCCGCGTGTGGGCGCGGTGAGCGGCAACACCAAGGTCGGCAACCGGCGCGGGCTCATCGGCCGCTGGCAGCACATCGAGTACGTGATCGGATTCAATCTGGACCGGCGCGCGTTCGAGCTGCTCGACTGCATGCCGACGGTGCCGGGGGCGATCGGCGCGTTCCGGCGCGACGTGCTGGTCGCGCTCGGCGGGGTGAGCACCGACACGCTGGCCGAGGACACAGACCTGACGATGGCGCTTTGCCGGGCGGGCTGGCGGATGGTGTACGAGGAACGGGCGATCGCCTGGACGGAGGCGCCCGCGACGCTGCGCCAGCTCTGGCGGCAACGCTACCGCTGGTGCTACGGCACGATGCAGGCGATGTGGAAGCACCGCCGCGCCCTGGCCGAGCCGAGGCCGTTCGGCCGCCGCTGCCTGGGTTACCTGGCGCTGTTCCAGGTGCTGCTGCCGCTGCTGGCGCCGGTGGTCGACCTGATGGCCGTCTACCACGTGGCCGTCGGCGACCCGCTGCCCGCGGTGGCGGTGTGGACCGGGTTCGTCGTGGTGCAGGCCGCCTCCGGCTGGTACGCGCTGCGCCTGGACGGGGAGCGGGTCTCGGCGCTGTGGGCGCTGCCGCTGCAGCAGGTGGTCTACCGGCAGCTCATCTATCTGGTGGTGTTCCAATCGGTGGCGACAGCGCTGCTGGGGGTGCGGCTGCGCTGGCACACGGTGCGCCGGCAGGGCACTTTCGCGGCACCGTGA
- a CDS encoding HIT family protein, giving the protein MTGSIRRVPFDVESYSRRSRTGPCFICAIVSRDPGQPEEMIYDDGERIAFLARFASLPGYVLVAPKAHIEHVVRDLTEDQFVAVMRVVRRVALALEASVPCERTYLLSLGSQQGNAHLHWHVAALPPGVPYEQQQYHALMAENGIIEHTPEEAAALAATIRNALGT; this is encoded by the coding sequence ATGACTGGTTCGATCAGGCGTGTGCCGTTCGATGTGGAAAGCTACAGTCGCCGTTCACGGACGGGACCGTGCTTCATCTGCGCGATCGTCAGCAGAGATCCCGGTCAGCCGGAGGAGATGATCTACGACGACGGCGAACGCATCGCGTTTCTCGCCCGCTTTGCCTCACTGCCGGGATATGTCCTCGTGGCGCCCAAAGCCCACATCGAACACGTCGTCCGAGACCTTACTGAGGACCAGTTCGTCGCGGTGATGCGGGTTGTGCGCCGAGTCGCTCTGGCCTTGGAGGCAAGCGTGCCCTGCGAGCGAACGTATCTGTTGTCCTTGGGCAGCCAGCAGGGCAACGCCCACCTGCACTGGCATGTCGCGGCTCTGCCGCCTGGTGTGCCGTACGAACAGCAGCAGTATCACGCCCTCATGGCAGAAAACGGGATCATCGAGCACACGCCCGAGGAAGCCGCCGCCTTGGCCGCCACCATACGGAATGCCTTAGGCACGTAG